The following proteins are encoded in a genomic region of Dehalococcoidia bacterium:
- a CDS encoding response regulator, translating into MWTSETQPQPPYSVLVIDDDTSLLTLLRILLTASGYAVTTATGAAHALDLAERAKFDLVLLDLEMPGMDGRDFYAELRQRGIDTPVVIVSAYGAEAARAQLGANGAIAKPFDPADLSRTVRQVIERTRGSAQA; encoded by the coding sequence ATGTGGACCAGCGAGACGCAGCCGCAGCCGCCGTATTCGGTCCTCGTCATCGATGACGACACCTCTCTCCTCACCCTCCTGCGCATCCTGCTCACCGCGTCCGGCTACGCCGTGACCACGGCCACGGGCGCGGCGCACGCCCTCGACCTTGCCGAGCGCGCCAAGTTCGACCTGGTGCTCCTGGACCTGGAGATGCCGGGCATGGACGGGCGCGATTTCTACGCCGAGCTCCGCCAGCGCGGCATCGACACGCCCGTAGTGATCGTGTCCGCCTACGGCGCCGAGGCGGCGAGGGCCCAACTGGGCGCGAACGGAGCCATTGCTAAGCCCTTCGACCCCGCCGACCTCAGCCGGACTGTGCGTCAAGTCATCGAGCGCACGAGGGGGAGCGCGCAAGCGTGA